Proteins encoded together in one Osmerus eperlanus chromosome 20, fOsmEpe2.1, whole genome shotgun sequence window:
- the LOC134040554 gene encoding phosphatidylinositol 4-phosphate 5-kinase type-1 alpha-like, which translates to MATAGVLSGPSGSGPRKMASLEGLGSPSSSQTMKKTIGHRGIDPTGETTYKKTTSSALKGAIQLGITHTVGSLSQKPERDVLMQDFEVVESIFFPGEGSNLTPAHHYSDFRFKTYAPIAFRYFREMFGIRPDDYLYSLCNDPLIELSNSGASGSIFYVSSDDEFIIKTVQHKEAEFLQKLLPGYFMNLNQNKRTLLPKFYGLYCVQAGGKNIRIAVMNNLLPRAVKMHLKYDLKGSTCKRRASAKERAKAVPTYKDLDFIQDRPDELLLEPDNYNALCKTIQRDCLLLQSFKIMDYSLLVGIHNLEQACREKGSEEAPGATDQRRPPCQKSLYCTAIEAIQGEARGKAHLDTEDHMGGIPACNSKGERMLVFIGIIDILQSYRFVKKLEHSWKALVHDGDTVSVHRPGFYAERFQKFMCNTVFKKIPLKTSPSKKNRTQSALRRTNTATSGPASPAQDVSSTARGPLSGSTEIQTETEGDSGMQSGRPDLLMKTQTHDDVTRNSADSTHSNISLGSAGPAPTPPPVRSVGVEVHKSASTNQEPPSTSKSVGTLDECIGGDIISLSDIIPQTSTCY; encoded by the exons ATGGCCACAGCAGGGGTCTTATCGGGTCCCTCTG GCTCAGGGCCTCGGAAGATGGCTTCTTTAGAG GGTCTAGGGTCCCCTAGTTCATCTCAAACCATGAAGAAGACGATAGGTCATCGTGGGATTGATCCTACTGGGGAGACCACATACAAGAAG ACCACCTCCTCAGCCCTGAAAGGTGCCATTCAGCTGGGCATCACCCACACAGTGGGCAGCTTAAGCCAGAAACCTGAGCGAGACGTTCTCATGCAAGACTTTGAAGTGGTGGAGAGCATCTTCTtccccgg TGAGGGCAGTAACCTGACCCCGGCCCACCACTACAGTGACTTCAGGTTCAAGACATACGCTCCCATCGCCTTCCGCTACTTCCGAGAGATGTTTGGCATCCGCCCTGATGACTACCTG TACTCACTGTGTAACGATCCGCTGATTGAGCTGTCTAACTCTGGAGCCAGTGGGTCCATCTTCTACGTGTCCAGTGACGACGAGTTCATCATCAAGACAGTGCAGCACAAAGAGGCGGAGTTCTTGCAGAAATTGCTTCCTGGCTACTTTATG AATCTGAACCAGAACAAGCGGACGCTGCTGCCTAAGTTCTACGGGCTGTACTGCGTCCAGGCGGGGGGGAAGAACATCCGCATTGCCGTCATGAACAATCTGCTCCCCCGGGCTGTGAAAATGCACCTCAAGTACGATCTGAAGGGCTCCACCTGCAAGAGACGAGCCTCGGCCAAGGAGAGGGCAAAGGCCGTGCCCACCTACAAAGACCTGGACTTCATCCAGGACCGACCTGACGAACTGCTGCTTGAGCCTGATAACTACAATGCTCTCTGCAAGACCATTCAGAGGGACTGCCTG CTGCTGCAGAGCTTCAAGATCATGGACTACAGCCTGCTGGTGGGCATCCACAACTTGGAGCAGGCATGTCGGGAGAAGGGCAGTGAAGAGGCTCCGGGGGCCACCGACCAGAGGAGGCCACCGTGCCAGAAGTCGCTGTACTGCACAGCCATAGAGGCCATCCAGGGAGAGGCGAGGGGCAAAGCACACCTAGATACAGAAGACCA CATGGGAGGTATTCCAGCATGTAACTcgaagggggagaggatgctGGTGTTTATTGGCATCATTGACATTCTGCAGTCCTACAG GTTTGTGAAGAAACTGGAGCACTCCTGGAAAGCTCTGGTTCATGATGGG gACACAGTGTCTGTTCACAGGCCAGGTTTCTACGCAGAGCGCTTTCAGAAGTTCATGTGCAACACCGTCTTCAAGAAGATCCCAT TGAAGACTTCCCCATCAAAGAAGAACCGGACCCAGAGTGCCCTCCGCAGGACCAACACAGCCACCTCCGGACCTGCTTCTCCAGCTCAGGACGTCAGCAGCACAGCCAGAGGCCCTCTGTCCGGCAGCACAGAGATACAGACCGAAACGGAAGGAGACAGTG GCATGCAGTCAGGACGCCCTGACCTGCTTATGAAGACCCAGACACATGACGATGTCACCCGTAACTCAGCAGATTCCACCCACTCCAACATTTCTCTGGGAAGCGCTGGGCCCGCTCCCACACCTCCCCCTGTCAG GTCTGTTGGAGTGGAGGTGCACAAGTCAGCCAGCACCAACCAGGAGCCTCCTAGCACCTCTAAGAG TGTTGGGACACTGGACGAATGCATTGGTGGAGACATCATCTCACTGAGTGACATCATTCCACAGACAAGCACCTGTTAT TGA
- the LOC134040555 gene encoding 26S proteasome non-ATPase regulatory subunit 4-like isoform X2 yields MGLESTMVCVDNSEYMRNGDFLPTRLQAQQDAVNIVCHSKTRSNPENTVGLITMANNCEVLSTLTPDAGRILSKLHAVQPRGQICFCTGIRVAHLALKHRQGKNHKMRIIAFVGSPVEDSEKDLVKLAKRLKKEKVNVDIINFGEEELNTEKLTAFIKTLNGNEGTGSHLVTVPPGPSLADALLSSPILAGEGGSMMGLGASDFEFGVDPSADPELALALRVSMEEQRQRQEEEARRVTAASATEAGIPTPTQDESEEALLKMSVSQPETGPAALPDFSSMTEDEQIAYAMQMSLAGGEYEDAMETGASMDTAESAKEEDDYDVMQDPEFLQSVLENLPGVDPNNEAIRNAMGSLASQTGNKSDSKKDEEKKK; encoded by the exons ATGGGGCTAGAAAGTACCATGGTGTG CGTGGACAATAGTGAGTACATGCGAAATGGAGACTTTCTACCCACCAGACTTCAGGCACAGCAAGATGCTGTCAACATTGTCTGCCACTCCAAAACGCGCAGCAACCCCGAGAACACCGTTGGCCTTATCACAATGGCCAA TAACTGTGAGGTTCTTTCCACACTGACGCCGGATGCAGGCCGCATCCTGTCCAAGCTGCATGCTGTCCAGCCCCGTGGTCAGATCTGCTTCTGCACTGGCATCAGAGTGGCCCAT cttGCTCTTAAGCACAGACaggggaagaaccacaagatgAGGATCATCGCGTTTGTGGGAAGCCCCGTTGAAGACAGTGAAAAGGAT CTTGTTAAAttggccaagcgtttgaaaaaGGAGAAGGTGAATGTGGACATCATCAATTTTGGAGAAGAG GAGCTAAACACAGAAAAGCTGACTGCCTTCATCAAAACGCTGAATGGGAATGAGGGGACTGGCTCCCACCTGGTGACTgttcccccagggcccagcctGGCTGatgccctgctctcctcccccattctGGCCGGAGAGGGTGGCTCCATGATGGGCCTGGGTGCTAGCGATTTTGAGTTTGGTGTAGACCCCAGCGCAGACCCAGAGCTCGCACTG GCCCTGCGTGTGTccatggaggagcagagacagaggcaaGAGGAGGAGGCTAGAAGGGTGACTGCTGCCTCTGCCACCGAGGCTGGCATACCCACTCCCACTCAAGATG AATCTGAGGAGGCTTTGCTGAAGATGTCAGTGTCTCAGCCGGAGACGGGACCGGCAGCACTGCCTGACTTCAGCAGCATGACTGAGGACGAGCAGATAGCCTATGCCATGCAGATGTCCTTGGCTGGAGGAG AGTATGAAGATGCTATGGAAACAGGAGCCTCCATGGACACTGCAGAGTCAGCTAAA GAGGAGGATGACTATGATGTCATGCAGGATCCAGAGTTCCTCCAGAGCGTGCTGGAGAACCTGCCGGGGGTCGACCCCAACAATGAGGCCATCCGCAATGCCATGGGCTCTCTGGCTTCCCAGACTGGTAACAAGTCAGACAGCAAGAAGgatgaagagaaaaagaaataa
- the LOC134040555 gene encoding 26S proteasome non-ATPase regulatory subunit 4-like isoform X1 → MGLESTMVCVDNSEYMRNGDFLPTRLQAQQDAVNIVCHSKTRSNPENTVGLITMAKLECSNCEVLSTLTPDAGRILSKLHAVQPRGQICFCTGIRVAHLALKHRQGKNHKMRIIAFVGSPVEDSEKDLVKLAKRLKKEKVNVDIINFGEEELNTEKLTAFIKTLNGNEGTGSHLVTVPPGPSLADALLSSPILAGEGGSMMGLGASDFEFGVDPSADPELALALRVSMEEQRQRQEEEARRVTAASATEAGIPTPTQDESEEALLKMSVSQPETGPAALPDFSSMTEDEQIAYAMQMSLAGGEYEDAMETGASMDTAESAKEEDDYDVMQDPEFLQSVLENLPGVDPNNEAIRNAMGSLASQTGNKSDSKKDEEKKK, encoded by the exons ATGGGGCTAGAAAGTACCATGGTGTG CGTGGACAATAGTGAGTACATGCGAAATGGAGACTTTCTACCCACCAGACTTCAGGCACAGCAAGATGCTGTCAACATTGTCTGCCACTCCAAAACGCGCAGCAACCCCGAGAACACCGTTGGCCTTATCACAATGGCCAA GCTTGAATGCAGTAACTGTGAGGTTCTTTCCACACTGACGCCGGATGCAGGCCGCATCCTGTCCAAGCTGCATGCTGTCCAGCCCCGTGGTCAGATCTGCTTCTGCACTGGCATCAGAGTGGCCCAT cttGCTCTTAAGCACAGACaggggaagaaccacaagatgAGGATCATCGCGTTTGTGGGAAGCCCCGTTGAAGACAGTGAAAAGGAT CTTGTTAAAttggccaagcgtttgaaaaaGGAGAAGGTGAATGTGGACATCATCAATTTTGGAGAAGAG GAGCTAAACACAGAAAAGCTGACTGCCTTCATCAAAACGCTGAATGGGAATGAGGGGACTGGCTCCCACCTGGTGACTgttcccccagggcccagcctGGCTGatgccctgctctcctcccccattctGGCCGGAGAGGGTGGCTCCATGATGGGCCTGGGTGCTAGCGATTTTGAGTTTGGTGTAGACCCCAGCGCAGACCCAGAGCTCGCACTG GCCCTGCGTGTGTccatggaggagcagagacagaggcaaGAGGAGGAGGCTAGAAGGGTGACTGCTGCCTCTGCCACCGAGGCTGGCATACCCACTCCCACTCAAGATG AATCTGAGGAGGCTTTGCTGAAGATGTCAGTGTCTCAGCCGGAGACGGGACCGGCAGCACTGCCTGACTTCAGCAGCATGACTGAGGACGAGCAGATAGCCTATGCCATGCAGATGTCCTTGGCTGGAGGAG AGTATGAAGATGCTATGGAAACAGGAGCCTCCATGGACACTGCAGAGTCAGCTAAA GAGGAGGATGACTATGATGTCATGCAGGATCCAGAGTTCCTCCAGAGCGTGCTGGAGAACCTGCCGGGGGTCGACCCCAACAATGAGGCCATCCGCAATGCCATGGGCTCTCTGGCTTCCCAGACTGGTAACAAGTCAGACAGCAAGAAGgatgaagagaaaaagaaataa
- the LOC134040550 gene encoding IgGFc-binding protein-like yields MGDDQARFVIEVSALPSSHGSTNVKVTALGQVYQKSVDPGQGVAFQLPNGVEMKGSWNNLPTILIEASQEVTVLSLNYKEDTADTSVVYPVQEWGTEYYIFTPKGTPLETFKEFSITNHKNQNSVEIYLKANVRFHRRLYRAGSKLTFTLEPFESIQIQSSDDLTGCRVVSKQPVAVSTGHTCTFKFTSCDHVYEQLLPVNSWGKEFIIAPLPYHDHPNRYDSVFIQASQATNVQVNNGGKAMTLPMLPGQKIELFSQWPNPIHLTADKGIQVLFEFNGGPDSTYPSYDPFLMTVLPTSSFSTSYSLEGQADFTNMAVIIARSQDLGGLTLDQAPMPSDISWKQVGGSEYSWAEISYGSGAGFHQIVHPNSPFGVYSIGVVAATGYGSPASASQPEKLECSQMKCQKDEECQMKDNNPICVKKPPVLPPGSCWVMGDPHYRSFDGHYYNFMGNCTYTMAKNCHVDEGHPAFEVEAKNAKKGNSIVTFVAKIIINVYGYTITVVRSEFGLVRMDYMSWNLPITLNNGKLKIYQSGLSFVLETDFGLTVQYDWQQHLVVTVPGSFAGRTCGLCGNFNGKNEDDLTLPDGSPANNPTALGKSWRVPGLADDAYCRDECVGQCDQCNNGFLAHIADKVFCGTLSLIMEGPFKDCKAVIEPKAYRENCMFDVCMGEGMKNFLCDTLQVYSDACQREGVKIHDWRHIAHCPDPTCPENSHYEQCGSPCVATCENQNGSSTCKGYCVETCTCDDGFLRSGNKCVPKSQCGCEYKGHYVMAGASFWGDDHCLQRCTCSPTSNQVACVSFSCGVNEQCAVKNGIRTCVPEGQGVCSISGDPHYRTFDNTTYDFQGTCTYTAAQGCHLEGTHLTPFSVVVENEKWYGMSSDPHVSVAKLVAVEVYGNTLILRRNQIGMIMVNGVMTTLPLNLNEGAIQAYQDGTYDVIITDFGLKVTYDLVYHITVTVPGNYRGKTCGLCGNFNNNNKDDFQLPDGKAAKDLLTFGAAWKVGVPGAVCEDGCSGDQCPKCDDKKKVVFEKDCSIITNPNGPFATCHTRIDPASYFRDCVYDVCLSKGDRHVLCHSISAYTIDCQNLGVNIKEWRTDTFCPLNCPANSHYQVCSEICATPCPGLSDTITCPTTCAEGCACNPGHYFNGTGCVIPDQCSCYYKGLTYKIGESILSNDCQELCTCTADRGIQCQKQKCQSNERCQVRNAVRGCFPQQCVMETGGLFTLFGGTNGFVTASGAYEVVKACDGGLVAEWFRVVVKLEACGNTGVKRVVALYVFFDDLIISVNNKHETWVNGRTGTLPSLYKNEISVKVLEKTLVIEKVSGLRVSYSLSEEISITVSDNMVNKVCGACGKLAAINNNKMQLSMQEYIASWIAHDFSTCGL; encoded by the exons ATGGGGGATGACCAAGCACGCTTCGTGATCGAGGTCTccgctctgccctcctcccacgGAAGCACCAACGTCAAGGTAACGGCCCTGGGTCAGGTTTACCAGAAGAGTGTCGACCCAGGTCAGGGTGTGGCCTTCCAGCTTCCCAATGGTGTGGAGATGAAAGGCAGCTGGAATAACCTTCCCACCATTCTGATCGAGGCAAGCCAAGAAGTCACTGTGCTGTCCCTCAACTACAAGGAGGACACAGCCGACACCTCCGTGGTCTACCCAGTTCAAGAATGGGGGACGGAGTACTACATCTTCACTCCCAAAGGAACTCCCCTGGAAACCTTCAAAGAGTTTTCTATCACCAACCACAAGAACCAAAACTCAGTCGAGATTTACCTGAAGGCAAACGTACGTTTCCACAGGCGTCTGTATCGAGCAGGGAGCAAGCTGACCTTCACCCTTGAGCCGTTTGAAAGCATTCAGATTCAAAGTTCAGATGACCTCACAGGTTGCAGGGTAGTTTCAAAGCAGCCAGTAGCAGTATCCACAGGACATACCTGTACATTTAAGTTTACTTCATGTGACCATGTCTATGAGCAGCTCCTCCCTGTAAACAGCTGGGGGAAGGAATTCATCATTGCACCCCTGCCCTACCATGACCACCCCAACCGATATGACAGCGTCTTCATCCAAGCATCTCAGGCAACCAACGTCCAGGTGAACAATGGAGGTAAAGCTATGACTCTGCCAATGCTTCCTGGTCAGAAAATTGAGCTGTTTTCCCAATGGCCCAATCCCATACACTTGACGGCTGACAAAGGCATCCAAGTCCTTTTTGAGTTCAACGGGGGGCCTGATTCTACATACCCATCTTATGATCCCTTCCTCATGACTGTTCTACCAACAAGTAGTTTTAGTACCTCATACTCTCTGGAGGGGCAAGCTGACTTCACCAACATGGCTGTTATCATAGCTCGTAGCCAGGACCTGGGTGGTTTAACGCTAGACCAGGCCCCTATGCCCAGTGACATTAGCTGGAAACAGGTGGGAGGGAGTGAGTACTCATGGGCAGAGATCTCTTATGGCAGTGGTGCTGGATTCCACCAGATAGTCCACCCCAACTCTCCATTTGGCGTCTACAGTATCGGCGTGGTTGCTGCAACTGGATATGGATCCCCTGCCTCTGCTAGTCAACCAG AGAAGCTTGAATGCAGTCAAATGAAATGTCAAAAGGACGAAGAGTGTCAAATGAAGGACAACAACCCAATTTGTGTAAAAAAGCCTCCAGTTCTTCCCCCAGGCTCCTGCTGGGTCATGGGTGACCCTCACTACCGGTCATTTGACGGCCACTACTACAACTTCATGGGCAACTGCACTTACACAATGGCCAAGAACTGTCACGTGGATGAGGGGCATCCAGCATTTGAAGTGGAGGCCAAGAATGCCAAAAAGGGCAACTCAATTGTTACGTTTGTGGCCAAGATTATTATTAATGTCTATGGATACACGATCACTGTTGTTCGCTCGGAGTTCGGCCTTGTGAGG ATGGATTACATGTCATGGAATCTTCCAATCACCCTGAACAATGGGAAACTGAAGATATACCAGAGCGGTCTCTCCTTTGTCTTGGAGACCGACTTTGGTCTGACAGTGCAGTACGACTGGCAACAGCATCTTGTCGTGACAGTGCCAGGCAGCTTTGCAGGCAGGACCTGCGGCTTGTGTGGTAACTTTAACGGCAAAAATGAGGATGACCTAACCTTACCTGATGGCTCTCCCGCCAATAATCCAACAGCTTTGGGAAAGAGCTGGAGGGTCCCGGGCTTGGCAGATGACGCCTACTGTCGGGACGAGTGTGTGGGGCAGTGTGACCAGTGTAACAATGGCTTTTTGGCGCACATCGCAGATAAGGTCTTCTGTGGTACGCTCTCACTCATTATGGAAGGCCCATTCAAAGATTGCAAAGCTGTCATCGAGCCAAAGGCGTACCGTGAGAACTGCATGTTTGATGTGTGCATGGGCGAGGGTATGAAGAACTTCCTCTGCGACACTCTACAGGTCTACAGCGATGCCTGCCAGAGGGAAGGCGTCAAAATTCACGACTGGAGGCATATTGCCCATTGTC CTGACCCCACGTGTCCAGAGAACAGCCACTATGAGCAGTGTGGAAGTCCATGCGTTGCAACGTGTGAGAATCAAAACGGTTCTTCTACGTGCAAAGGCTATTGTGTGGAGACCTGCACCTGTGACGATGGCTTCCTGCGTAGCGGCAACAAGTGCGTGCCCAAGTCTCAGTGTGGCTGTGAGTACAAAGGTCACTACGTGATGGCCGGCGCATCCTTCTGGGGGGATGACCACTGCCTTCAGAGGTGCACATGCAGCCCAACCAGCAACCAG GTGGCGTGTGTTTCGTTCAGCTGTGGAGTGAATGAGCAGTGTGCTGTGAAGAACGGAATCAGAACCTGCGTGCCAGAAGGACAGGGAGTGTGCTCCATCTCAGGCGACCCACATTACAGAACCTTTGACAACACCACCTACGACTTCCAGGGCACCTGCACCTACACTGCTGCTCAAGGCTGCCACCTAGAGGGCACTCATCTTACTCCCTTCAGTGTAGTGGTAGAGAATGAGAAGTGGTATGGAATGTCGTCCGATCCACATGTGTCTGTTGCAAAGCTTGTGGCTGTTGAAGTTTATGGCAATACCCTCATCCTGCGTAGAAATCAGATTGGAATGATAATG GTGAATGGTGTCATGACTACCCTCCCTCTTAATCTGAATGAAGGAGCAATACAGGCTTATCAAGATGGCACTTATGATGTCATAATCACCGATTTTGGCCTGAAAGTCACCTATGACCTGGTCTACCACATCACCGTCACTGTGCCTGGCAACTACCGAGGCAAGACCTGTGGCCTGTGTGGcaacttcaacaacaacaacaaagatgATTTCCAGCTTCCCGACGGGAAAGCAGCCAAGGACCTTCTGACCTTCGGGGCGGCCTGGAAGGTGGGTGTTCCTGGAGCGGTCTGTGAAGACGGCTGCAGCGGAGACCAATGTCCCAAATGCGACGACAAGAAGAAggttgtgtttgagaaagactgCAGCATCATAACAAATCCTAATGGTCCCTTCGCCACCTGTCACACCAGGATAGACCCCGCCTCTTACTTCAGAGACTGCGTTTacgatgtgtgtctgtctaaagGAGATCGCCACGTTCTGTGTCACAGCATATCCGCCTACACGATTGACTGCCAGAACCTTGGGGTGAACATCAAAGAATGGAGAACAGACACCTTTTGTC CCTTGAACTGCCCTGCTAACAGCCACTACCAGGTGTGCTCCGAGATCTGCGCTACCCCATGTCCTGGCCTGTCAGACACCATCACCTGCCCCACCACCTGCGCTGAGGGCTGTGCTTGCAATCCAGGCCACTACTTCAATGGGACTGGATGTGTTATCCCAGATCAGTGCAGCTGCTATTACAAAGGACTCACCTACAAG ATTGGGGAGTCTATCCTGTCAAATGACTGCCAGGAGCTGTGCACTTGTACCGCTGATCGTGGGATTCAGTGTCAAAAACAGAAGTGCCAGAGTAATGAAAGATGTCAAGTGCGGAATGCCGTGAGGGGCTGCTTCCCCCAACAGTGCGTCATGGAGACCGGCGGATTGTTCACTCTGTTCGGTGGGACGAATGGATTTGTCACGGCCTCTGGAGCCTATGAGGTTGTGAAAGCGTGCGACGGCGGTCTGGTAGCCGAGTGGTTCAGAGTGGTGGTGAAGCTGGAGGCATGTGGAAACACCGGGGTGAAGAGGGTGGTGGCTCTGTATGTCTTCTTCGATGATCTCATCATCTCTGTCAACAACAAACATGAGACTTGG GTCAACGGTAGAACAGGGACTCTGCCCAGTCTATACAAGAATGAGATTTCGGTGAAGGTGTTGGAAAAAACACTGGTCATTGAGAAGGTATCTGGCCTGCGGGTGTCCTACAGCCTGTCTGAGGAAATCTCAATAACTGTCAGTGACAACATGGTGAACAAGGTGTGTGGGGCTTGTGGGAAACTAGCAGCCATCAATAACAACAAGATGCAGCTGTCCATGCAGGAATACATAGCCTCTTGGATAGCACATGACTTCTCCACCTG tgggcTGTAA
- the LOC134040558 gene encoding extracellular matrix protein 1-like: protein MGLAGCLAGSWLLVLLALNCPTLGDTENVVLEYPLPQEPDVPFPLAYPSAQNIDAICKNGEYRRRYPPSYFPPSGYSHFRRRGKAINCLESWYNMCCHGNVPQDNNQNVCCAQQAWHQALSQFCEDEFSVKTVAYPCCRVKGDKRWICFDTNVVGSYQAFPGYQAPAQLTQEPGFIWNPDQCLHE from the exons ATGGGTTTGGCTGGATGTTTGGCAGGGTCTTGGTTACTTGTACTACTGGCTCTCAATTGTCCAACGCTTGGAG ACACTGAGAATGTTGTTCTTGAGTATCCCCTGCCCCAGGAGCCTGATGTTCCTTTCCCGCTGGCTTATCCTTCAGCTCAGAATATTGATGCCATATGCAAAAATGGAGAGTACCGTCGTCGGTACCCCCCCAGCTACTTCCCCCCCTCTGGTTACAGTCATTTTCGCCGTCGTGGAAAAGCCATCAACTGCTTGGAGTCTTGGTACAATATGTGTTGCCATGGAAATGTCCCACAGGATAACAACCAGAACGTGTGCTGTGCCCAGCAAGCT TGGCATCAGGCCCTTTCCCAGTTCTGTGAAGATGAGTTCTCCGTCAAGACAGTCGCATACCCATGCTGTAGGGTGAAAGGAGATAAGAGATGGATCTGTTTTGACACGAACGTCGTAGGCTCCTATCAAGCCTTCCCTGGCTACCAGGCTCCAGCACAGCTCACCCAGGAACCTGGCTTCATCTGGAACCCAGACCAATGCCTGCATGAGTAA